In Eucalyptus grandis isolate ANBG69807.140 chromosome 4, ASM1654582v1, whole genome shotgun sequence, the following proteins share a genomic window:
- the LOC104442957 gene encoding TMV resistance protein N-like isoform X2: MASSNAGTSLGSEYQVFLSFRGPDTRTGFTDILYQSLIDAGICVFRDDEELHVGERIDGSLQQAIDNSRIYIPILSRTYASSQWCLRELTQIMVNTSKPEGNKEILPIFYNVEPDDVKLKTPLYRDAILKLECEKKLTTELVDAWREALVKIDTIKGWEAKKYKGDSELVKLVVEEVVQKLKTKQRLVTENLVGIDDRVIAVSELLNVDSGGVRLIKIHGMGGIGKTTLAKVVFNRLSSHFGKFSCFLEDVRVKSSNGLVELQKKLLSEISHPVVARRIDEIDDGMKRIGEALCNKKVFIVLDDVDSSEQVEKLLGKNTLYLGSRILITTRNIDVLRTYRSKYQILEYEMEVMSFDYALQLFSKHAFDRDSPLDDYSDLSREVVSNTGRLPLALEVIGSLLYHKAQEQWKKALTKLRKGPCEDVFGKLKISYDALSFEQQQIFLDIACFFIGEDKTNAFYMWEDYDFSPDIVVDVLINMSLVKITENNKFWMHNQLRDLGRNIVHRENPTNPGKRSRIWINKEVIDAIRTNELKKNVQALDLDLFKIDKDTITSEEIGRFEHLRYLKLQGGTLVGNLANCLTKLRWLLWSHAPQMSKPTNMHLQNVVALQFASNNSIDDPKLQSFVKIAGKLRVLSLKKCESITRTPNFLGCPNLERLTFEECSNLSKIDSSIGKLERLTHLKIDTCCSLEDLPKEMGDLMNLKHFFLRCHEVKRLPDSIWKLKSFHEVHLLGHVNSANSWELPSAIGSLPFLRILDLSKIGVNVVPKSVNMLPCLQRLELRDCDEIQELPALPTSLTHLIVSSKSLRVVPNLSNLTNLVELELNDWQGGRDKLCTGELWWIGRLSKLTKLSFGLHNVPTPVELASLSLLNQLDLFGLDLQTNPQLPMSLQKLGLHYLSSIASLSLNLSNLSCLELSWSSMQEFQLDGLEFSNLKELHIKICAPLERLSLSNMRKLEDVHVRDCPKLVEIQFSGAFESLKALSIEKCKTLGRLVYVREAGHDSNESANELISCQGTLILLSGVFNKLQYLKLVRCPKILTIQVVGKSKSCEAFNVQGCTSLQSLRDFSNLSNLKNLHINDNDGLEVVEGLDELEFLINLEVHNCELLERLIDVSSTKLPNDCHMRISGCGKLLGVNEGFNGSFKAFKNYEKSDCKQEQESDLERNCGQKQEGDFEQEQEGYFEPEIDLERDFEHKQESDFKLERRETSNMCSKRNRKATLDGTTNQNRNRKATLDGTTNQNRNRKATLDGTTNQNRNRKATPDGTSNRNRNRKPALN; this comes from the exons ATGGCGAGCTCAAATGCAGGAACGTCATTGGGAAGTGAGTATCAAGTGTTTCTGAGCTTCAGAGGGCCTGACACTCGTACTGGATTCACGGACATCCTCTATCAAAGTTTAATTGATGCTGGAATTTGTGTCTTTCGAGACGATGAAGAGCTCCATGTTGGTGAAAGGATCGATGGATCACTCCAGCAAGCGATTGATAACTCTAGGATCTATATACCAATCTTATCTCGGACCTATGCTTCAAGTCAATGGTGCCTCCGTGAGCTCACGCAGATCATGGTGAACACTTCCAAACCAGAAGGTAATAAAGAGATCTTACCTATTTTCTACAATGTGGAACCTGACGATGTTAAACTGAAAACTCCACTATATCGCGATGCAATACTGAAATTGGAGTGTGAGAAGAAGTTGACTACTGAGCTCGTAGATGCATGGAGAGAGGCTCTCGTAAAGATAGATACAATAAAAGGGTGGGAAGCGAAGAAGTACAAAGG CGACAGTGAACTGGTCAAATTGGTAGTTGAGGAGGTCGtgcaaaagttgaaaacaaaacaaagattgGTGACTGAAAATTTGGTCGGAATTGATGATCGAGTTATAGCTGTAAGTGAATTGTTAAACGTGGACTCTGGTGGTGTACGACTCATCAAAATTCATGGCATGGGGGGTATCGGTAAAACAACTCTCGCCAAGGTTGTCTTCAACCGACTATCTTCTCATTTTGGAAAGTTTTCTTGTTTCCTTGAAGATGTTCGAGTGAAGTCATCAAATGGCTTAGTTGAGTTGCAAAAAAAGTTATTGTCTGAAATCAGCCATCCAGTAGTAGCAAGGAGAATTGACGAAATTGACGATGGAATGAAAAGGATTGGAGAAGCACTTTGCAATAAGAAAGTCTTCATTGTACTTGATGATGTTGATAGCAGCGAACAAGTGGAGAAATTACTTGGAAAGAATACTTTATATCTAGGATCAAGGATATTGATTACAACAAGAAATATAGATGTTTTGCGAACCTATAGATCAAAGTATCAAATTTTGGAGTACGAAATGGAGGTGATGAGTTTTGATTATGCTCTTCAACTATTCAGCAAGCATGCATTTGATAGAGATTCTCCCTTAGATGATTATAGTGATCTTTCAAGGGAAGTTGTATCTAATACTGGGAGACTTCCATTGGCTCTTGAAGTAATTGGTTCGTTACTCTACCACAAAGCACAAGAACAATGGAAAAAGGCATTGACAAAGTTAAGAAAAGGACCTTGTGAGGATGTTTTTGGAAAGTTAAAGATCAGCTACGATGCCTTAAGTTTTGAGCAACAGCAAATTTTCcttgatattgcatgctttttcaTTGGTGAGGATAAGACGAATGCATTTTACATGTGGGAAGATTACGACTTTTCCCCAGATATTGTAGTTGATGTCCTCATTAATATGTCTTTGGTAAAGATTACGGAAAATAATAAGTTTTGGATGCACAATCAActtagagatcttggaaggaaTATTGTTCATCGAGAAAATCCAACGAATCCTGGAAAGCGGAGTAGGATATGGATTAACAAGGAGGTCATTGATGCAATTAGAACAAATGAG TTGAAGAAAAACGTACAAGCCCTGGATCTTGATCTATTCAAAATTGATAAGGACACCATTACAAGTGAAGAAATTGGAAGGTTTGAACATCTAAGGTATCTCAAATTACAGGGGGGAACATTAGTTGGAAACTTAGCAAATTGTCTGACCAAACTAAGATGGTTGTTGTGGAGTCATGCTCCTCAAATGTCTAAGCCAACCAATATGCACTTACAGAATGTTGTCGCTCTTCAATTTGCAAGCAATAACTCAATTGATGATCCGAAACTACAAAGCTTTGTCAAG ATTGCAGGAAAATTGAGAGTTCTTTCTCTTAAAAAATGTGAGAGCATAACCAGAACACCAAACTTCCTTGGATGCCCAAATCTAGAGAGGCTCACTTTTGAAGAGTGTTCCAATTTGAGCAAAATTGACAGCTCTATTGGGAAGTTGGAGCGTCTGACTCACCTAAAGATTGATACTTGCTGCAGTCTTGAAGATTTGCCTAAAGAAATGGGGGACCTAATGAATCTAAAGCACTTCTTTTTACGGTGCCATGAAGTGAAGAGACTCCCAGATTCCATATGGAAGTTGAAATCATTTCATGAGGTGCACCTTTTAGGCCACGTCAATTCGGCAAATTCATGGGAGTTACCCAGTGCTATTGGAAGTTTGCCCTTTCTAAGAATCCTAGATCTATCAAAAATTGGTGTCAATGTAGTTCCAAAGTCCGTCAACATGCTTCCTTGCTTACAAAGATTGGAGTTGAGGGATTGTGATGAGATTCAAGAGTTGCCAGCACTCCCAACAAGTTTAACCCATCTAATAGTGTCATCTAAATCATTGCGGGTAGTCCCAAATCTCTCAAACTTGACTAATTTGGTTGAGTTGGAGCTAAATGATTGGCAAGGAGGAAGAGATAAACTTTGTACTGGTGAATTATGGTGGATTGGGAGGTTATCCAAACTAACTAAATTGAGCTTTGGACTTCACAATGTCCCTACTCCTGTTGAGCTGGCTTCCCTTTCTTTGCTAAACCAACTTGATTTGTTTGGATTGGACTTGCAGACCAATCCTCAACTTCCCATGTCTCTACAAAAACTAGGCCTTCATTATCTCAGTTCGATTGCATCACTTTCTCTGAATCTGAGTAATTTGTCCTGTCTAGAGCTCTCTTGGTCTTCAATGCAAGAATTTCAACTCGATGGGCttgaattttcaaatctaaAGGAGTTGCATATTAAAATCTGTGCACCTCTCGAGAGACTCAGCCTATCCAACATGAGGAAGCTTGAAGATGTCCACgtgagagattgtccaaagttAGTTGAGATCCAATTTTCTGGGGCGTTCGAATCATTGAAGGCATTGTCTATTGAAAAGTGCAAGACCTTGGGAAGGCTAGTTTACGTGCGGGAAGCTGGGCACGATAGTAATGAGTCTGCTAATGAGTTGATTAGTTGTCAAGGGACACTAATCCTTCTATCGGGAGTATTCAATAAGCTGCAGTATCTCAAGCTGGTGCGTTGCCCTAAGATACTAACAATTCAAGTTGTCGGTAAATCAAAATCATGTGAGGCATTCAATGTTCAAGGTTGTACTTCGCTACAAAGTCTTcgtgatttttcaaatttaagcaACCTCAAGAATTTACACATCAATGACAACGATGGGCTAGAGGTTGTTGAGGGCCTTGACGAGCTAGAGTTTTTAATAAACTTAGAAGTTCATAACTGTGAATTGTTGGAAAGGTTGATTGACGTATCAAGCACCAAATTGCCCAATGATTGCCACATGCGTATCTCCGGTTGTGGGAAATTACTCGGGGTTAACGAAGGATTCAATGGCTCCTTTAAGGCTTTCAAGAATTATGAG AAAAGCGATTGCAAACAGGAACAGGAAAGTGACTTGGAGCGCAACTGCGGACAGAAACAAGAAGGCGACTTTGAACAGGAACAGGAAGGCTACTTCGAACCAGAAATCGACTTGGAACGCGACTTTGAACATAAACAGGAAAGCGACTTCAAACTGGAACGGAGAGAGACTTCGAACATGTGTTCCAAGAGGAACAGGAAAGCGACTCTGGATGGAACTACGAATCAGAACAGGAACAGGAAAGCGACTCTGGATGGAACTACGAATCAGAACAGGAACAGGAAAGCGACTCTGGATGGAACTACGAATCAGAACAGGAACAGGAAAGCGACTCCGGATGGAACTTCGAATCGGAACAGGAACAGGAAACCTGCTTTGAACTAG